A stretch of Pseudomonas sp. LS.1a DNA encodes these proteins:
- a CDS encoding LLM class flavin-dependent oxidoreductase: MSDPKPLLFALYEQASVGCGGAPSLWTHPADERLAANTFEFWANQARIADQANLDMLFFADVLGFYDVFGGHAQAAVKWAVEAPANDPLMIIPGLAAITKNLAFGATVSTTYEHPFAHARRFSTLDHMTNGRIGWNIVTSYLSSAARNFGLEEMLKHGDRYERAEEFMDVVYKLWEGSWADDAVVADKARQVYAQGDRVKSIDHVGERYRVAGPHLSAPSPQRTPLLIQAGWSGRGREFAAKHAELIFIAKSNPHEIRQGLEEIWTMAEARGRVRDDVQSLTVLRIVTAKTEIEAQRKYDELQSNYHLEAQLVSYAGDTGIDLSRYADSDALSTHTEGLTSYMMRPDGSGKPLTAEDVRKRFANVTRGTDLILVGTPEQVADRIEEHARISGTSGYMLNPLTSPGTLEDFVEWVVPALQKRGLYRTSSQSGSLRSRLRTDGSSRLPATAYGASFRFPV; this comes from the coding sequence ATGTCCGACCCTAAACCCCTATTGTTTGCCCTCTACGAACAAGCCAGCGTCGGTTGCGGTGGCGCGCCGAGCTTGTGGACACATCCGGCTGATGAACGTCTGGCCGCCAACACCTTCGAATTCTGGGCCAACCAGGCGCGCATCGCTGACCAGGCCAACCTCGACATGCTGTTCTTCGCAGATGTGTTGGGCTTCTATGATGTATTCGGCGGTCATGCGCAGGCCGCCGTGAAGTGGGCTGTCGAGGCCCCTGCAAATGACCCGCTGATGATCATCCCGGGATTGGCTGCGATTACGAAGAATCTGGCGTTCGGCGCTACCGTGTCCACGACCTACGAGCATCCTTTTGCCCATGCCCGTCGCTTCAGCACGCTCGATCACATGACCAACGGCCGGATCGGTTGGAATATCGTCACCTCCTATCTTTCCAGTGCTGCGCGCAACTTCGGCCTGGAGGAAATGCTCAAGCATGGGGATCGATACGAGCGCGCCGAGGAGTTCATGGATGTGGTCTACAAACTTTGGGAGGGCAGTTGGGCAGACGACGCAGTAGTGGCCGACAAAGCCCGCCAAGTGTACGCCCAAGGCGACCGGGTCAAGTCGATCGACCATGTAGGAGAACGCTATCGAGTGGCAGGGCCTCATCTGTCCGCTCCGTCGCCACAGCGAACGCCACTCCTGATTCAGGCGGGTTGGTCTGGAAGAGGCCGCGAGTTCGCAGCCAAACATGCCGAACTGATCTTCATAGCCAAGTCGAATCCACATGAAATCCGTCAAGGGTTGGAAGAAATCTGGACGATGGCTGAGGCGCGTGGTCGTGTTCGGGATGACGTACAGTCGCTGACAGTGCTGCGCATCGTGACGGCGAAAACTGAAATAGAAGCCCAGCGCAAGTACGACGAGCTCCAGAGCAACTATCACTTGGAAGCACAACTCGTCAGCTATGCCGGCGACACAGGCATCGACCTAAGCCGCTACGCGGATAGCGATGCGTTGTCGACACATACCGAGGGTCTTACTTCCTACATGATGCGACCCGACGGAAGCGGTAAGCCTTTAACCGCCGAGGACGTCAGGAAGCGCTTCGCCAATGTCACACGGGGTACCGATCTCATCCTGGTGGGCACTCCGGAGCAGGTCGCAGACCGAATCGAAGAGCATGCACGGATCTCAGGTACGAGCGGCTACATGCTCAACCCCTTGACGAGCCCTGGAACCCTGGAGGACTTCGTAGAATGGGTGGTGCCAGCGCTGCAAAAAAGAGGGCTCTACCGAACCAGCTCTCAGAGCGGGAGCTTGCGATCCAGATTGAGAACTGACGGATCCAGCCGCTTGCCAGCGACTGCATACGGAGCTTCTTTCCGGTTCCCTGTATGA
- a CDS encoding IS3 family transposase (programmed frameshift) — MSRQRYPEEFKIEAVKQVTEKGKPVADVAQRLGMSVHSLYAWIKLYSKPQEQRQQDDDQQAELRKLRAELKRVTEERDILKKGRRVLCQGVRLKYAFIKKHSTDYPVRRLCQTLKVHPSGYYAWLAEPQSARAKEDHRLLGLIKHAWLESGGVYGYRKIHDDLRELGETCGRNRVGRLMQAEGLRSQTGYRRRPGFYGGKPTVASPNHLARQFKVSEPNKVWVTDITYIRTYEGWLYLAVVLDLFSRQVIGWSMKPRMCSDLAIDAMLMAVWRRKPQQQVMIHSDQGSQFSSSEWQSFLKANNVISSMSRRGNCHDNAVAESFFQLLKRERIRRKIYATRDEARSDIFDYIEMFYNAKRRHSSAMQLSPVEYEKRYFLSLESV, encoded by the exons ATGAGTCGTCAGCGTTACCCTGAAGAATTCAAGATCGAAGCGGTCAAGCAAGTGACCGAGAAAGGCAAGCCTGTCGCCGACGTTGCCCAGCGCTTGGGCATGTCCGTTCACAGCCTCTACGCCTGGATCAAGCTCTACAGCAAACCCCAAGAGCAGCGTCAGCAAGACGATGACCAGCAAGCCGAACTGCGCAAGCTGCGCGCTGAACTCAAGCGCGTGACGGAAGAGCGAGACATCTTAAAGA AAGGCCGCCGCGTACTTTGCCAAGGAGTGCGGCTGAAGTACGCCTTCATCAAAAAGCACTCGACCGATTACCCAGTGCGGCGTCTTTGCCAAACCCTCAAGGTGCATCCCAGCGGCTACTACGCCTGGCTGGCCGAGCCTCAATCTGCCCGAGCAAAAGAAGATCATCGTCTGCTTGGCTTGATCAAACATGCTTGGCTCGAAAGCGGAGGTGTGTACGGCTACCGCAAAATTCATGATGACCTGCGTGAGCTGGGAGAGACATGCGGGCGAAATCGAGTCGGTCGTTTGATGCAGGCAGAGGGGTTGCGTTCGCAAACGGGCTATCGCCGTCGTCCTGGGTTTTATGGCGGAAAGCCAACAGTGGCATCTCCCAACCACCTTGCCCGACAGTTCAAGGTCAGCGAGCCGAACAAGGTCTGGGTGACAGATATCACTTACATCCGCACCTATGAAGGATGGCTTTATCTGGCAGTAGTGCTGGATCTCTTCTCACGCCAAGTAATTGGTTGGTCAATGAAACCAAGGATGTGCAGCGACCTTGCTATCGACGCCATGTTGATGGCCGTTTGGCGACGCAAGCCACAGCAGCAAGTGATGATTCACTCAGACCAAGGCAGTCAGTTCAGTAGCTCAGAATGGCAAAGCTTCCTTAAGGCCAACAATGTGATCAGCAGCATGAGCCGACGGGGAAACTGCCACGACAATGCCGTAGCCGAGAGTTTTTTCCAGCTTTTGAAGCGGGAGCGAATCCGACGAAAGATCTACGCAACGCGTGACGAAGCCCGAAGTGATATTTTCGATTACATCGAGATGTTCTATAACGCAAAACGTCGACACAGCAGTGCAATGCAGCTGTCTCCAGTAGAGTATGAGAAACGCTATTTTCTGAGCTTGGAGAGTGTCTAG
- a CDS encoding MFS transporter, producing MYKSPENARHDWKSLRHWRVQIFIITWLAYAAFYFTRKAFSVAKLGIAEDPSFMLDKAAMANLDALYLAAYAVGQFAWGVFADRYGTRVVVLGGLVVSALAALAMGTFATLPIFASCMVIQGLAQSTGWSGLCKNIGCFFATRERGRVLGYWSTCYAFGGLVATPFAGWWAYQISHDWRMAFISSAGVVLVVAVLFFLLQRNRPQDVGLPAVEDEAQSAGRTDVPRENYWAALRKVLANRTVLVLGIAYFLLKPARYAILMWGPVIVYERMPSIGKVASAIVPSAFEVAGLVGPILIGIVSDRLFGARRMPACVISLLALTLWLILFVPTMQSGNIYLVVGLLFMMGVTLYGPDSMISGAAAIDFGTSESAGTATGFVNGCGSVGAILGGLLPGYFDTLTVCFVFTGAALLASLLLVPFWNSRPASQATVSEFKTTSGSVATSAQTTR from the coding sequence ATGTACAAGAGTCCTGAGAACGCCCGCCATGACTGGAAATCCCTTCGACACTGGCGCGTTCAGATATTCATCATCACGTGGCTGGCCTATGCCGCGTTCTATTTCACCCGCAAGGCCTTTTCGGTTGCCAAGCTGGGCATCGCCGAAGACCCCAGCTTTATGCTCGACAAAGCGGCCATGGCCAACCTCGACGCGCTGTATCTGGCCGCCTATGCCGTAGGCCAGTTCGCATGGGGTGTCTTCGCTGACCGTTACGGTACCCGCGTCGTCGTGCTTGGCGGGCTGGTGGTATCGGCCCTGGCCGCGCTGGCCATGGGCACCTTCGCGACTTTACCGATCTTCGCCAGCTGCATGGTGATTCAGGGGTTGGCGCAATCCACGGGCTGGTCCGGGCTGTGCAAGAACATCGGATGCTTCTTCGCTACCCGTGAACGCGGCCGCGTGCTGGGCTACTGGAGCACCTGCTACGCGTTCGGCGGCCTGGTCGCAACGCCGTTCGCCGGGTGGTGGGCGTACCAGATCTCCCATGATTGGCGCATGGCGTTCATCTCCTCGGCGGGCGTCGTGCTCGTGGTTGCCGTGCTGTTCTTCCTGCTGCAACGCAACCGCCCGCAGGATGTAGGGTTGCCCGCCGTCGAAGACGAGGCGCAGTCGGCCGGGCGCACCGACGTTCCACGGGAGAACTACTGGGCGGCGCTGCGCAAGGTGCTCGCCAATCGTACGGTCCTGGTGCTGGGAATAGCGTATTTCCTGCTCAAGCCTGCTCGCTATGCAATCCTGATGTGGGGGCCGGTGATCGTCTACGAGCGCATGCCGAGTATCGGCAAAGTGGCTTCGGCCATTGTGCCGTCCGCGTTCGAAGTCGCGGGCCTGGTCGGCCCGATTCTGATCGGCATCGTCTCCGACAGACTGTTTGGCGCTCGGCGCATGCCGGCCTGCGTGATCAGCCTGCTGGCGCTGACCCTGTGGCTGATACTGTTCGTGCCGACAATGCAAAGCGGCAACATCTACCTGGTGGTCGGCTTGCTGTTCATGATGGGTGTCACGCTGTATGGCCCAGACTCGATGATCAGCGGCGCCGCCGCCATTGATTTCGGCACCAGCGAGTCCGCGGGCACCGCCACAGGCTTCGTCAACGGGTGCGGCTCGGTGGGTGCGATCCTCGGTGGGCTGCTGCCTGGCTACTTCGACACCCTCACTGTGTGCTTCGTCTTCACCGGCGCTGCGTTGCTCGCCAGTTTGCTGCTGGTGCCGTTCTGGAACAGCCGCCCAGCAAGTCAGGCGACTGTCAGTGAATTCAAGACGACGTCTGGCAGTGTCGCGACATCCGCGCAAACCACTCGCTGA
- a CDS encoding HAD family hydrolase, with amino-acid sequence MALALFDLDDTLIDGDCASLWSSHMAALGWVDGPSFIERDRELMALYAQGKLAMEAYMTFSLSPLVGRTIEEVAEAVAPFVEDVITPRIHKDAVACLARHREEGDRLLIISASAHFLVSRIAKQLGVEEVLAIDLEHQQGAYTGNTSGILTYRDGKVTRLHSWLQEQGEGLDGAYFYSDSRNDLPLLSLVAKPHTVNPDPVLRAHADATGWPILQWH; translated from the coding sequence ATGGCCCTCGCACTGTTTGATCTGGACGACACCCTTATCGATGGCGACTGTGCCAGCCTGTGGAGCAGCCATATGGCCGCGCTCGGTTGGGTCGATGGGCCGAGCTTCATCGAGCGCGACCGCGAACTCATGGCGCTCTATGCGCAAGGCAAGTTGGCCATGGAGGCGTACATGACCTTCAGCCTCTCACCCCTGGTGGGCCGCACGATAGAGGAGGTGGCCGAGGCGGTGGCTCCCTTCGTGGAAGATGTCATCACCCCGCGCATCCATAAAGACGCTGTTGCCTGCCTGGCGCGACATCGCGAAGAGGGGGACCGCCTGCTGATCATTTCAGCGTCTGCGCACTTCCTGGTGAGCCGTATCGCCAAACAACTTGGCGTAGAAGAAGTGCTGGCGATTGACCTTGAACACCAGCAGGGCGCCTATACCGGCAATACCAGCGGGATATTGACCTACCGGGACGGCAAGGTGACGCGGCTTCACAGCTGGCTGCAAGAGCAGGGCGAGGGGTTGGACGGTGCCTACTTCTACTCGGATTCGCGCAATGACCTGCCGTTGCTTTCGCTGGTCGCCAAGCCGCATACAGTCAATCCTGATCCCGTGTTGCGGGCGCATGCTGACGCGACGGGGTGGCCCATTCTGCAATGGCATTGA
- a CDS encoding GrpB family protein → MALTSKITPYNPLWPARFLADKPIIASAFGDELIAIHHVGSTSVQGLAAKPEIDVLIEVRDHSNASERDEILMGLGYVRGSDLSEGHHFYRRNVDGIRTHKLHACTRGHLTITQMLGFRDLLRRDASIRQQYEALKLQLEASNTGGMAEYLEKKSPFIIAALFHAGISIPE, encoded by the coding sequence ATGGCACTGACCAGCAAGATCACTCCCTACAACCCCTTGTGGCCCGCTCGCTTTCTGGCAGACAAGCCAATCATCGCTTCGGCCTTTGGCGATGAACTGATTGCCATACACCATGTTGGTAGTACCTCTGTTCAGGGGCTCGCGGCGAAGCCCGAGATCGATGTGCTCATCGAAGTTCGCGATCATAGCAATGCCTCGGAGCGGGACGAGATTTTGATGGGTTTGGGATATGTACGAGGAAGTGATCTATCGGAGGGGCATCATTTCTACCGGCGCAATGTGGATGGAATTCGCACGCACAAGCTCCACGCTTGTACCCGTGGCCACCTTACGATCACCCAGATGCTGGGGTTCAGAGATTTGCTTAGGCGTGATGCCTCGATCCGCCAGCAGTATGAAGCGCTGAAGCTACAATTGGAGGCGAGCAATACGGGGGGGATGGCTGAATACCTGGAGAAAAAGTCTCCGTTTATTATTGCGGCACTATTTCATGCCGGTATATCAATTCCTGAATGA
- the qhpR gene encoding AraC-like transcriptional regulator QhpR has translation MHSPLLCCTVPPVAGNLGVLSAAASGLEGFVTGVGGDIDLILGRAGVNPESLRQPTLSLPLTNYCQVLEEAARQSHCDNFGLHYGLQFQPQALGLLGYVGLLSNVLEDALRNFAAAFPYHQHDTLVRLVDCGECYRFDYQVRHSAILVRRQDAELTMGMALNLIRHVLGKDWAPFAVSFEHARPQDWQVHQQAFGAPVYFGRGCNSMLVPKADLKDQLMPERDANLLFLVQDVLQRLGAHDQRRNLLDEADTQVRLALSCGEPCLERIAQALELSPAGLQRHLREAGLSFSQLVERVRRDLAVHYLRQPKRPVSDLAGLLGYSETSAFSRAFRRWFGVSPRQWRSEDC, from the coding sequence ATGCATTCTCCACTGCTCTGCTGCACCGTCCCGCCAGTTGCGGGCAACCTCGGCGTCCTGTCGGCTGCTGCCAGTGGGCTGGAGGGGTTCGTCACTGGCGTCGGAGGCGATATTGACCTGATACTGGGACGGGCCGGGGTCAATCCCGAAAGCTTGCGCCAACCCACGCTGAGCCTGCCGCTCACCAATTACTGCCAGGTGCTGGAAGAGGCGGCCCGCCAGTCGCACTGCGATAACTTCGGTTTGCACTACGGTCTGCAGTTTCAGCCCCAAGCCCTAGGGCTGCTGGGCTATGTCGGGTTGTTGTCCAATGTGCTGGAGGACGCCCTGCGCAATTTCGCGGCGGCGTTTCCTTACCACCAGCACGATACCTTGGTACGGCTGGTCGACTGCGGCGAGTGTTATCGCTTCGATTACCAGGTGCGGCACAGCGCCATTCTGGTGCGTCGACAGGATGCCGAACTGACCATGGGCATGGCGCTTAACCTGATACGCCACGTGCTGGGCAAGGACTGGGCGCCGTTCGCGGTCAGCTTCGAGCACGCTCGCCCACAGGACTGGCAAGTGCATCAGCAGGCGTTCGGCGCGCCTGTCTATTTTGGTCGCGGTTGCAACTCGATGCTCGTCCCCAAGGCTGACCTGAAAGATCAGCTGATGCCAGAGCGCGATGCCAATTTGCTGTTTCTGGTACAGGACGTGCTCCAGCGCCTGGGCGCGCACGATCAGCGGCGCAACCTGCTGGATGAGGCGGACACTCAGGTGCGCCTTGCCCTGAGCTGTGGAGAGCCTTGCCTGGAGAGGATCGCGCAGGCACTGGAGCTCAGTCCGGCCGGGCTGCAGCGCCACCTGCGCGAGGCAGGCTTGAGCTTCAGCCAGTTGGTCGAAAGGGTCCGCCGGGATCTGGCGGTGCACTACCTGCGACAGCCCAAACGGCCGGTGTCTGACCTGGCGGGTTTGCTCGGATACTCCGAGACCAGTGCGTTCTCCCGGGCTTTTCGCCGCTGGTTTGGCGTAAGCCCGCGGCAGTGGCGTAGCGAAGACTGCTGA
- the paaY gene encoding phenylacetic acid degradation protein PaaY: MPCYRLDGLTPVVHPTAYVHPSAVLIGDVIVGPRCYVGPLASLRGDFGRIVLEEGANLQDTCVMHGFPGGDTVVERNGHVGHGAVLHGCRVGEDALIGMNAVVMDGAHVAPRCIVAATAFVKAGFECAAQSLVMGSPAQVKRPLTEQELAWKQRGTAEYQHLAQRCMNSMVECPPLAEVEPERPRMVDTGVRPKGQASA; the protein is encoded by the coding sequence ATGCCTTGCTATCGACTGGACGGCCTGACGCCGGTGGTTCACCCGACAGCCTACGTGCACCCCAGTGCCGTACTGATCGGTGATGTCATCGTCGGCCCTCGTTGCTACGTCGGCCCACTGGCATCGCTGCGGGGGGATTTCGGCCGTATCGTGCTGGAGGAGGGCGCCAACCTGCAGGACACCTGCGTGATGCATGGCTTCCCGGGTGGCGACACGGTGGTCGAACGCAACGGGCATGTCGGGCATGGTGCCGTGCTGCACGGCTGCCGGGTGGGCGAAGACGCCTTGATCGGCATGAACGCGGTGGTGATGGATGGCGCCCATGTGGCACCACGCTGCATCGTCGCAGCCACGGCATTCGTCAAGGCGGGCTTCGAATGTGCAGCGCAAAGCCTGGTGATGGGTTCGCCAGCCCAGGTCAAGCGCCCGCTGACCGAACAGGAACTGGCCTGGAAGCAGCGCGGCACGGCGGAGTACCAGCACCTGGCGCAACGCTGCATGAACAGCATGGTCGAATGCCCGCCATTGGCCGAGGTCGAGCCCGAGCGCCCACGCATGGTAGACACTGGCGTCAGGCCCAAAGGCCAGGCATCGGCATGA
- the pdxR gene encoding MocR-like pyridoxine biosynthesis transcription factor PdxR, protein MKSPTGLLLSAIELDRASAIPLYRQLYLQIRKQILNGRIQGGVRLPSTRTLSIELGLSRITILNAFDQLIAEGFLASRTGAGTYVGTEWESRSIEDEQPRQPPRLSELSQSMLSLRSDHFRGVSYADWDPATPTSFLPSQSTYEEFPQAIWRRLMNRHLLKPTKAILGYGELQGLQAFRTAIAEYVFDARGIDCDAGQVVIVSGAQQAFNLLAMLLLNPQDSAWMEDPGHIAARIALQAQGARIVPLRVDEQGIDVQQGLAECPDARLVFCTPSRQHPLGVTLSYERRQALIAWATQHQSWIIEDDCDSEFRYSGRLLPALYALDQMARVIYVGTFSKVLFPSLRLGYVILPQALVEPFCTLRAVMDRSPPTLLQATTADFMREGHFLGHIRRMRALYKARQQALIEQLEEQIGSFFRITPTDAGMHLIAWLPPELSDTDVARQLAQHNIHTYALSDYRIKHDLPPALLIGFAGTPEKQARQRVEELAQALRTLGYLPPTT, encoded by the coding sequence ATGAAATCCCCCACAGGTTTGCTGCTGTCGGCTATCGAACTGGACCGTGCCAGTGCCATACCCCTGTACCGCCAGCTGTATCTGCAGATTCGCAAACAGATACTCAACGGCAGAATTCAGGGGGGCGTGCGCCTGCCGTCGACCCGGACCTTGAGCATTGAGTTGGGGCTGTCGCGGATCACCATTCTCAACGCTTTCGATCAGTTGATTGCCGAAGGTTTCCTGGCCTCGCGCACGGGTGCAGGTACGTATGTCGGTACTGAGTGGGAAAGCCGGAGCATCGAGGACGAGCAACCGCGCCAGCCTCCTCGCCTGTCCGAACTGAGCCAGTCGATGCTGTCGCTGCGCAGCGATCACTTTCGCGGGGTGTCGTATGCCGACTGGGATCCGGCGACGCCAACCTCCTTCCTGCCTAGTCAAAGCACCTATGAAGAATTTCCGCAGGCCATCTGGCGGCGCCTGATGAACCGCCATTTGCTCAAGCCAACCAAGGCGATTCTGGGTTATGGCGAGCTACAAGGCTTGCAGGCGTTTCGCACCGCGATTGCCGAATACGTCTTCGATGCGCGAGGTATCGACTGCGATGCCGGGCAAGTGGTGATCGTTTCCGGCGCGCAGCAAGCGTTCAACCTGCTGGCCATGCTGCTGCTCAATCCGCAGGACAGTGCCTGGATGGAAGACCCGGGGCACATCGCCGCGCGGATTGCGTTGCAAGCCCAGGGGGCTCGGATAGTTCCGTTGCGGGTTGATGAACAGGGGATCGATGTGCAGCAAGGCCTTGCCGAGTGCCCTGATGCGCGCCTGGTATTTTGTACACCTTCGCGTCAGCATCCTTTGGGTGTCACCCTGAGTTATGAGCGGCGCCAGGCACTCATCGCCTGGGCTACGCAGCATCAGAGCTGGATCATCGAGGACGATTGCGACAGCGAGTTCCGCTACAGTGGTCGACTGCTCCCGGCACTGTATGCCTTGGACCAGATGGCCCGGGTGATCTACGTCGGCACGTTCAGCAAAGTGCTCTTTCCGTCACTGCGGCTGGGTTACGTGATCCTGCCGCAGGCTCTGGTCGAGCCCTTTTGCACCCTGCGTGCGGTCATGGACCGCAGCCCGCCCACACTGCTTCAGGCCACAACGGCGGACTTCATGCGCGAAGGCCACTTCCTGGGGCACATCCGCCGCATGCGTGCACTGTACAAGGCGCGCCAGCAGGCATTGATCGAACAACTTGAAGAGCAGATCGGCAGCTTTTTCAGGATCACTCCGACCGATGCTGGCATGCACCTGATCGCCTGGCTGCCCCCCGAACTCAGTGACACGGACGTCGCCCGGCAACTGGCCCAACACAACATTCATACCTATGCCTTGAGCGACTACCGCATCAAGCACGACCTGCCGCCTGCCCTGTTGATCGGCTTTGCCGGCACGCCAGAAAAGCAGGCCCGGCAGCGTGTCGAGGAGCTGGCCCAAGCCTTGCGCACGCTGGGTTACCTCCCGCCGACCACTTGA
- a CDS encoding sugar phosphate isomerase/epimerase family protein codes for MNNKIQERFNALLSHKVVEHKAAPVLTEALAQRLLERLGQLRLFAHAYPLLTNLTHGRVTPADLLDFAYRHELQGLSLHLLDGEENSLSQMSPEQLQAFASKAKALGLDVHLEISSTLKKDVDQVIAIAKALGVRNIRVYSRYEGTLSRVMDVIETDLHYLAQQADANDLYFDFEQHEELKSSEIAQLLNRLNHPRLHALFDFGNMINACEQPLQALHNLAPHIRQVHLKGVRIVPEQNGFGHYGVLQGSDEDDLPSARMLFELLMLGEATPQVIAFILEQENHYVAPAFRQRLEAADPFIAYREMSETPLPKGYSLERMLADEHRWANNQVAYVRRVLGELRTLAELTLATPSNA; via the coding sequence ATGAACAATAAGATCCAGGAACGATTCAACGCCTTGCTCAGCCATAAGGTGGTCGAACACAAGGCGGCTCCAGTGCTGACCGAGGCACTGGCCCAGCGGTTGCTTGAGCGTCTCGGGCAATTGCGCCTGTTTGCCCACGCCTACCCGCTACTGACCAACCTCACCCACGGTCGTGTCACCCCCGCCGACCTGCTGGACTTCGCCTATCGCCACGAGCTGCAAGGTCTGAGCCTGCACTTGCTCGACGGCGAGGAAAACAGCCTGAGCCAGATGTCGCCAGAGCAGCTCCAGGCGTTTGCCAGCAAGGCCAAGGCGCTGGGGCTGGATGTGCACCTGGAAATCAGCAGCACGCTGAAAAAGGATGTCGACCAAGTGATCGCCATCGCCAAGGCCCTGGGGGTACGCAACATCCGTGTCTACTCACGTTACGAGGGCACGCTGTCGCGGGTCATGGACGTGATCGAGACCGACCTGCACTACCTCGCACAACAGGCCGACGCCAACGATCTGTACTTTGACTTCGAGCAGCATGAAGAACTCAAGAGCAGCGAAATCGCGCAACTGCTCAACCGCCTCAACCACCCTCGCCTGCATGCCCTGTTCGACTTCGGCAACATGATCAATGCCTGCGAACAGCCCCTGCAGGCCCTGCACAACCTGGCGCCGCACATCCGCCAGGTTCACCTCAAGGGCGTGCGCATCGTCCCCGAACAAAACGGCTTCGGCCATTACGGCGTATTGCAAGGCAGCGACGAAGACGATCTGCCCAGCGCCCGCATGCTGTTCGAACTGTTGATGCTGGGCGAAGCAACCCCACAGGTGATCGCGTTCATTCTTGAGCAGGAAAACCACTACGTGGCCCCGGCCTTCCGTCAGCGTCTTGAAGCAGCCGATCCATTCATTGCTTACCGGGAGATGAGCGAAACGCCGCTCCCGAAAGGCTACTCGCTCGAGCGCATGCTGGCCGACGAACACCGCTGGGCAAACAATCAGGTGGCCTATGTCCGACGCGTGCTGGGCGAACTGCGCACCTTGGCTGAACTGACCCTGGCCACCCCTTCCAACGCCTGA
- the paaX gene encoding phenylacetic acid degradation operon negative regulatory protein PaaX translates to MSNLAPLNHLITRFQEQTPIRASSLIITLYGDAIEPHGGTVWLGSLINLLEPIGINERLIRTSIFRLTKEGWLTAEKVGRRSYYSLTGTGRRRFEKAFKRVYSPSQPAWDGAWTLVLLSQLEAGKRKALREELEWQGFGAMAPNLLGCPRADRADLAATLRDLEASDDSIVFETHTQEVLASKAMRAQVRESWRIDELGQQYSEFIQLFRPLWQGLKEQQQLDAQDCFLARTLLIHEYRRLLLRDPQLPDELLPGDWEGRAARQLCRNLYRLVFAKAEEWLNTALETADGPLPYVNEGFYKRFGGLV, encoded by the coding sequence ATGAGCAATCTCGCCCCACTGAATCACCTGATCACCCGCTTCCAGGAACAGACGCCGATCCGCGCCAGTTCGCTGATCATCACCTTGTACGGCGATGCCATCGAGCCCCACGGCGGAACCGTCTGGCTGGGTAGCCTGATCAACCTGCTGGAGCCGATCGGCATCAACGAGCGCCTGATTCGCACGTCGATCTTCCGCCTTACCAAGGAAGGCTGGCTCACCGCCGAAAAGGTTGGCCGGCGCAGCTACTACAGCCTGACCGGTACGGGCCGCCGGCGGTTCGAGAAAGCCTTCAAACGGGTCTACAGCCCCAGCCAGCCTGCCTGGGACGGTGCCTGGACGCTGGTGTTGCTCTCGCAACTGGAGGCCGGCAAGCGCAAGGCTTTGCGTGAGGAGCTGGAGTGGCAGGGGTTTGGGGCCATGGCGCCGAACCTGCTGGGCTGCCCACGGGCAGACCGCGCCGACCTGGCCGCCACCTTGCGTGACCTGGAGGCCAGCGACGACAGCATCGTCTTTGAAACCCACACCCAGGAGGTGCTCGCCTCCAAGGCCATGCGCGCCCAGGTGCGGGAAAGCTGGCGTATCGACGAACTGGGGCAGCAGTACAGCGAGTTCATCCAGCTGTTCAGGCCGCTATGGCAAGGCTTGAAAGAGCAGCAACAGCTCGATGCCCAGGATTGCTTCCTGGCACGCACGCTGCTGATTCACGAATACCGCCGGCTGCTGCTGCGCGATCCGCAGCTGCCAGACGAGCTGCTGCCAGGGGATTGGGAGGGAAGGGCTGCGCGACAGTTGTGCCGTAACCTCTATCGCCTGGTGTTTGCCAAGGCAGAAGAATGGCTGAATACCGCGCTGGAGACGGCTGATGGGCCTTTACCTTATGTGAATGAAGGCTTCTACAAGCGTTTTGGCGGCCTTGTTTGA